Sequence from the Mycobacterium florentinum genome:
CGACGTGATTCCCACCCGCTGACCCGGGATCTACAGCCGCCCAGTCGCTTTCATCGCCAGGTACCGGTCGGCCAGGGCGGGCGCCAGGTCGTCGGGTGGCGCGTCGACCACTTCGACCCCGCTATGACGCAGCCGCGTCGCGATCGCGCGGCGGTCGTTGCGGGACCGTTCGGCGGCGGCCGCGTCGTAGACGGCCGCCGCATCCGAACGCCCGGCGGCCATCTGGTCTACCCGCGGGTCGGAGACCGCGGCGACGATCAGATGGTGCTTGGACGACAGCTGCGGCAACACCGGCAGCAGGCCCTCGTCCAGGGCGGTGGCGTTGAGGTCGGTCAGCAGCACCACCAGGGATCGCCGCCGGATGCGCCGCTTGATGGCGGCAACCATTGCGCGCCAATCGGATTCGACAAGCGTCGGTTGCAGCGGGGCCATCGCCTCCACCAGCTGGGCGAGCAGCTCGGTGCGCGACGCGCCGAACACGCCGGCCCGGCTCACCCGGTCGTGGGCGAGGAAGTCGACATGATCGCCGGCCCGCGACGCGAGCGCGGCCAGCAGCAGTGCGGCGTCCATCGACCAGTCCAGCCGGGGCCAGCCCGCGGGGTCGGCCGCGGTCGGGTCGACTCCGACACGCCCCGCCGCCATGCGCCCGGTGTCGAGCACGATCACCACCCGACGATCGCGTTCGGGCCGCCAGGTGCGGACCATGACGTCGGCCCGACGCGCCGAAGCGCGCCAGTCGATGGAGCGTACGTCGTCGCCGACGACATACTCGCGCAGCGAGTCGAATTCGGTTCCCTGTCCACGGATCAGCGTCGGCAGCAGGCCGTCGATCTCGCGCAGTTTGGCCAGCCGCGACGGCAGGTGCTTGCGCGACAGGAAGGGTGGCAGCACCCGGACCTGACCGGGCACCGGCTGCGAACCCTGCCGCCCCGCCAGGCCCAGCGGCCCGATCGATCGGGCGGTGACCACCGCCGCGCGCTGGTCGCCGCGGCGGACCGGTCGCAGGTGCGTCTGGACGTGGTGATGTTGCCCGGCGCCGATTTTGACCGCGTGTATGCGCGGTTCGGCGCGCGCGCTCGGTGGCCAGGCATCGCGGATGTGGCCGCGGAAGCGGCGGGGGCCGTCGTTGTGGATCTCCAGATTCACGTCCACCGGTTGGCCAAGACGCGCCGAGCTGTCCGGCGAACGGACATAGCGCAGTTTGCGGGTGCTGGCCGCCAGCGCGATGTCGGCGACAACCACCGCCGCCAGCGCCGCCAGAAGCACCTCGAAAACCTTTGCCGGCCAAGGAGAGAGCGCGATCGGCACGATGCAGATCAGCGCCACCAGGCCGGTGCGCCCGGTCAGAATCACTAGCGCGGCACCGGAACCGACGCCAAGATGCCGTCGAGCACGCCGTCGGGCGTCGCGCCCTCGAGTTCGGCTTCGGGGCGAAGCATCACCCGGTGCCGCAGCGTGGGGCGGGCCATCGCCTTCACGTCGTCGGGAGTGACGTAGTTGCGCCCGGACAGCCACGCCCACGAGCGCGCGGTGCCCAGCAG
This genomic interval carries:
- a CDS encoding DUF58 domain-containing protein, with amino-acid sequence MILTGRTGLVALICIVPIALSPWPAKVFEVLLAALAAVVVADIALAASTRKLRYVRSPDSSARLGQPVDVNLEIHNDGPRRFRGHIRDAWPPSARAEPRIHAVKIGAGQHHHVQTHLRPVRRGDQRAAVVTARSIGPLGLAGRQGSQPVPGQVRVLPPFLSRKHLPSRLAKLREIDGLLPTLIRGQGTEFDSLREYVVGDDVRSIDWRASARRADVMVRTWRPERDRRVVIVLDTGRMAAGRVGVDPTAADPAGWPRLDWSMDAALLLAALASRAGDHVDFLAHDRVSRAGVFGASRTELLAQLVEAMAPLQPTLVESDWRAMVAAIKRRIRRRSLVVLLTDLNATALDEGLLPVLPQLSSKHHLIVAAVSDPRVDQMAAGRSDAAAVYDAAAAERSRNDRRAIATRLRHSGVEVVDAPPDDLAPALADRYLAMKATGRL